From Achromobacter spanius, a single genomic window includes:
- a CDS encoding ATP-dependent DNA helicase: MLDLDISEFFDEDGPLATALPGYKPRPSQVELSQAIGQAIQDRATLVAEAGTGIGKTWAYLVPAFIQGGKVLISTGTRTLQDQLFARDLPRVRAALAAPVTAALLKGRGNYVCHYHLERLQGDERALKSRSEIQQLRQIQVFAGISKTGDRGDLAQVPEDADIWQRVTSTRENCLGQECPRIRDCFVVKARRQAQEADVVVVNHALFMADLMLREEGVTDLLPEADTVIFDEAHQLPDTATRFLGNSVSTHQLMDFGRALEVAGLAYAREAAKWSDVSRHLETAARELRLVCAPLDKMPGRKATFEAIPNPEEFDEALLSLRESVDSATKALGAVAEKHPDLLAAARMGAEISVKLKRWATPGRSSGAHDDEGWGRDDQAPVQSPLGDGPSTPAALLEGAALAEQWTGPAVRWVEHGLHHVRLHSAPLSVAQAFSKFRKPGQAWIMTSATLSINGEFTHFTSQLGLDTARTGKWESPFDYPEQALLFVPRGMPEPQSPQFLDRFVQTLLPLLEASPGGTLVLCTTLRAVDKVANLLADAFDDAGHDWPLLKQGEGTRRDLLDRFCKLKHPVLVGSASFWEGIDLPGDVLTLVAIDKLPFAPPDDPVIEARLRACRAQGGNPFAEYQLPEAAISLKQGAGRLIRTESDWGVLMVGDARLVEKPYGKRLWRGLPPFARTRELEEVLAFYRRKRGPDDA, translated from the coding sequence ATGCTGGACCTGGACATATCCGAATTCTTTGACGAGGACGGGCCGCTGGCCACGGCCTTGCCCGGCTACAAGCCGCGTCCATCTCAGGTGGAACTGTCGCAGGCCATCGGCCAGGCCATCCAGGACCGCGCCACGCTGGTGGCCGAAGCCGGCACCGGCATCGGCAAGACCTGGGCGTATCTTGTACCCGCCTTCATCCAGGGCGGCAAGGTGCTCATTTCCACCGGCACGCGCACCCTGCAGGATCAACTTTTCGCGCGCGATCTGCCGCGCGTGCGCGCCGCGCTGGCCGCGCCCGTCACGGCCGCACTGCTCAAGGGCCGCGGCAACTACGTTTGCCACTACCACCTCGAACGCCTGCAAGGCGACGAGCGCGCCCTGAAGTCCCGCTCCGAAATCCAGCAACTGCGTCAGATCCAGGTGTTCGCGGGCATCTCCAAAACGGGCGACCGCGGCGACTTGGCGCAGGTGCCCGAAGACGCCGACATCTGGCAACGCGTCACGTCCACCCGCGAAAACTGCCTGGGCCAGGAATGCCCGCGCATCCGCGACTGCTTCGTCGTCAAGGCGCGCCGACAGGCGCAGGAAGCCGACGTCGTCGTCGTCAACCACGCGCTCTTCATGGCAGACCTGATGCTGCGCGAAGAGGGCGTCACCGACCTGCTGCCTGAAGCCGACACGGTCATCTTCGACGAAGCCCATCAACTGCCCGACACCGCCACGCGCTTTCTGGGCAACAGCGTGTCCACGCACCAACTGATGGACTTCGGCCGCGCGCTGGAAGTCGCGGGCCTGGCCTATGCGCGCGAAGCCGCCAAATGGAGCGACGTCAGCCGCCATCTGGAAACCGCCGCGCGCGAATTGCGGCTGGTCTGTGCGCCGCTGGACAAGATGCCGGGCCGCAAGGCCACGTTCGAGGCCATCCCCAACCCCGAGGAATTCGACGAAGCGCTCTTGTCGCTACGTGAATCCGTGGACAGCGCCACCAAGGCGCTGGGCGCGGTCGCCGAAAAACACCCCGACCTGCTCGCGGCCGCGCGCATGGGCGCGGAGATTTCGGTCAAGCTCAAGCGCTGGGCAACGCCCGGCCGCAGCAGCGGCGCGCACGACGACGAGGGCTGGGGCCGCGACGATCAAGCCCCCGTGCAAAGCCCGTTGGGCGACGGTCCGTCCACGCCCGCGGCGTTGCTCGAAGGCGCCGCGCTGGCCGAACAATGGACGGGGCCGGCCGTGCGCTGGGTCGAGCACGGCCTGCATCACGTGCGGCTGCATTCGGCGCCGCTATCCGTGGCGCAGGCGTTCTCCAAGTTCCGCAAGCCCGGCCAGGCCTGGATCATGACCTCGGCCACGCTGTCGATCAACGGCGAATTCACGCACTTCACCAGCCAGCTCGGCCTGGATACCGCGCGCACCGGCAAATGGGAGTCGCCATTCGACTACCCCGAGCAGGCGCTGCTGTTCGTGCCGCGCGGCATGCCCGAACCCCAATCGCCGCAGTTCCTGGACCGCTTCGTCCAGACGCTGCTGCCGCTGCTGGAAGCCAGCCCCGGCGGCACCCTGGTGCTCTGTACGACGCTGCGCGCCGTGGACAAGGTCGCCAATCTGCTGGCCGATGCCTTTGACGACGCGGGACATGACTGGCCGCTGCTCAAGCAGGGCGAGGGCACCCGCCGCGATCTGCTTGATCGCTTCTGCAAGCTCAAGCATCCGGTGCTGGTGGGCAGCGCCAGTTTCTGGGAAGGCATCGACCTGCCGGGCGACGTGCTGACGCTGGTGGCAATTGACAAGCTGCCCTTCGCGCCGCCCGACGATCCCGTCATCGAGGCCCGCCTGCGCGCCTGCCGAGCGCAAGGCGGCAATCCGTTTGCGGAATACCAGTTGCCCGAGGCCGCCATCTCGCTCAAGCAGGGCGCGGGCCGGCTGATCCGCACCGAATCCGATTGGGGCGTACTGATGGTGGGCGACGCGCGGCTCGTGGAAAAGCCGTACGGCAAACGCCTGTGGCGCGGCCTGCCGCCGTTTGCGCGCACGCGCGAACTGGAAGAGGTGCTGGCGTTCTATCGGCGCAAACGCGGACCGGACGACGCGTAA